A single region of the Triticum dicoccoides isolate Atlit2015 ecotype Zavitan chromosome 2B, WEW_v2.0, whole genome shotgun sequence genome encodes:
- the LOC119365965 gene encoding uncharacterized protein LOC119365965, with protein sequence MGKGDREKEAKRRRRGRSSKRSRNATPSSDSDSSPSPDSSPSRSPGPRSRSSSKPEKSSSSRRRRHHHKSSGRSRSSRDDDRHRHRRRRRDERARHSSDGSDMSGSGSDDSGWIEEAQEIVRGILSEFPAITSELRQLLQMIDSGEGIDISGISDKPLVKRLKKLFRSLKLKESANGAYLLAAKGVPTLDVVGPVLAASAKHGNDPNETVARNRQQVPLPNFDVQNKDDIPPEDGGKVDREEDTPIKRVIGPAMPSRELLAAAAEMTEALRCRDAELEADDGFLIGPPPPAMVAEAASANEAERFEEVTRILGADADALYDVLGINWKMSSDNIKKRYWKLSLLVHPDKCPHPSAQEAFVKLNNAFKDLQDPQKRGAIDEKIQKKEEMEQFEVELKAMREAAEWRRLQGISLEGDEELLAVPKQPEAPPTRDEWMTTLPPERKAGVPMHSTTAFSMNGKEGRGDTSAWTDSPLDRAQKAQQNYLEAYNKAKAIADGHEEQGKSANASLVDKYNSSKRSVSLVQKHRENKKEKKKQKQQRGKEEWEENHPWKPWDREKDLTAGRQNVALDPENTAQGLSSRFSSGAVQRNFL encoded by the exons ATGGGAAAGGGTGACAGGGAGAAGGAAGCGAAGCGCCGACGACGCGGCCGCAGCAGCAAGAGATCGCGCAATGCCACACCCTCTTCGGACTCTGATTCTTCCCCTTCGCCGGACTCCTCTCCTAGCCGCAGCCCCGGACCCCGGAGTCGCAGTAGCAGCAAACCTGAAAAGTCGTCCTCATCTCGTCGCCGCCGCCATCACCACAAGAGCAGTGGCCGCTCACGCAGTTCCCGTGACGATGATAGACATCGTCACAGGCGGAGGCGCCGGGATGAGCGTGCCCGTCACAGCAGCGATGGCAGCGACATGTCGGGATCAGGCTCAGATGATTCAGGATGGATCGAGGAGGCGCAGGAAATCGTCCGTGGCATTCTCAGTGAATTCCCTGCCATCACCAGCGAGCTTCGTCAG CTTCTCCAAATGATAGATAGTGGTGAAGGCATTGATATTTCTGGAATTTCTGACAAGCCATTGGTGAAGCGTTTGAAGAAACTTTTCAGATCCCTCAAATTGAAAGAAAGTGCAAATGGAGCTTACTTGCTTGCAGCAAAAGGTGTTCCTACCCTTGATGTTGTTGGACCAGTATTAGCAGCAAGTGCCAAACATGGAAATGATCCAAATGAAACTGTGGCACGAAATAGACAACAAGTACCGTTGCCTAACTTTGACGTACAAAATAAAGATGACATCCCTCCTGAAGATGGAGGAAAAGTTGACCGGGAAGAGGACACCCCTATAAAGAG GGTAATTGGTCCTGCAATGCCATCACGTGAATTACTAGCTGCAGCAGCCGAAATGACAGAGGCTCTTAGGTGCCG GGATGCTGAATTGGAAGCTGATGATGGATTTCTTATAGGTCCTCCACCACCAGCCATGGTCGCTGAAGCTGCATCTGCAAATGAAGCCGAGCGATTTGAAGAG GTTACTCGAATATTGGGTGCTGATGCAGACGCCCTCTATGATGTTCTGGGCATAAATTGGAAGATGTCGTCTGATAACATCAAGAAAAG GTATTGGAAGCTATCTCTTTTAGTGCATCCGGACAAGTGCCCTCATCCTTCAGCACAGGAGGCTTTTGTGAAATTGAACAATGCTTTTAAAGACTTGCAAGACCCTCAAAAG AGAGGCGCAATAGATGAGAAGATACAAAAGAAAGAAGAGATGGAACAATTCGAG gttGAGCTTAAAGCAATGCGCGAGGCTGCAGAATGGAGACGATTACAAG GTATATCTCTTGAAGGCGATGAAGAACTTTTGGCAGTTCCGAAACAGCCAGAGGCACCGCCTACACGAGACGAATGGATGACTACATTGCCACCTGAAAGAAAA GCTGGAGTACCAATGCATTCAACTACGGCATTTAGCATGAATGGCAAAGAAGGACGTGGTGACACAAGTGCATGGACAGATAGTCCACTTGATAGAGCCCAGAAAGCACAGCAAAA CTACTTAGAAGCCTACAACAAAGCGAAGGCAATTGCAGATGGACATGAAGAGCAGGGCAAAAGCGCAAATGCTTCTCTTGTGGATAAATACAACTCCTCCAAGCGGTCGGTATCTCTTGTGCAGAAGCACCGAGAGaacaaaaaggagaaaaaaaagcagAAGCAACAACGAGGGAAGGAAGAATGGGAGGAGAACCACCCATGGAAGCCGTGGGACCGTGAGAAAGACTTGACCGCTGGGCGGCAAAATGTGGCTTTGGATCCAGAGAACACGGCACAAGGATTGTCGTCCCGTTTCTCATCTGGAGCTGTGCAGAGGAACTTCCTGTGA